GTGATGAGCAACTCTGAGCAACTAATTTCAGTGAAATACTTAGACTATAAACTACCAAAAGATGAATTTCTTAATGTTAACCAGCTAACAAAAGTGACAATATGTGGAGGGCGCTGCAGGCTATGATGCATTTCTGCTCACCTTCTTTGAACTGAGTATAAGTGATGTGACCTCGATTAACAGGATCCAAGATTCCAAAAATGGCATCCAAGTTGGCATCAGAAAACAGACATGGGCTATTCACTGAGGTCGTTTTAGATAATTTTAGTTGTTCCAACTGTTCAATCAAGAATTCCCGTGGTCTTTCTGATggagggaacgagagagagaaggtatAGCCTGATTCGCTGGTAACATGAGAGCTAGGCTATCAATCAAACCAGCCACCCTATGTTAACATTTAGCCTAAACTGTAGCCTTTTCATCTTCAATGACCGTCAATCATTTCGTTATCTAttgcagagaatgtctaataaggggctCTGGCTCTGGTAATGTAACAATAGATGCTAGCTTAGGAAAATGAGTGGCGATCTAACTTCAATTTGTGTTCACGGCATTGCACAAACTTGTAGCAGAATTCAATTATATTTCTGTTTCTTGCTTACCTGGCCTGTGAAAGAATACCATGCTGGTCAAATTATCCATAAGTTCTAATATTTTATGTGTCTTAAGATATTCTGTTGCCTCTTCTTCTTTGAGGGAAGTCATGTTTCGCACGCacttctcttcttccctctctgttTATATCCCGTTGCTATGATACCAGAAATTAGAAAGCAGTGGGACCCAAGATTCTAAAGCGCGCCAGAGCCCTTCTCTGAGCGCGCTAAATacaattaaaaattaaaaaatagcCTAATAGGCAGAcctacatagcctacataaaaTCTTCGAGAGGAACCATGGCTggatgctgcacacacactatatttgtgcacaaaataaacaagcaTAAACCTAGCATGTACGCCTTTACACTGTATACAGTGCATaaggaaagtattcacagcgcttcactttttccacattttgttatgttagcctacagccttattccaaaatagattaaatgtattttttcccTCAAAATTCCCTCTATAATACCCAATAATGACAACTTTAAAAATTTCAAAAAAAGAGATTTTTGCaaatttattaaaaataaaaaatgaagaattcacatgtagcctattcacagccTTTGCGATCAAGCTCAAAATTGGAAAGGCACACACCTGTCTATATAAGGTCCCACAGTTAACAGTGCATGTTAGACCACAAAACAAGCATGAAGTCAAAGGAATTATCTGTACCTCCGAGACAGGATTGTCTCGAGGCACAGATCTGGGGTGTCTGCTGCTTTAAAGGTCCCAAAATGGCCTCCATAAATGGTTTGGAACCATGACTTCCTAGAGCTGGCTGTCCCTCTAAACTGAGTGATCAAGGGAGTAGGGCTTTAGTTAGGTATGTGACCAATAACCCGATGGTCGCTCTGACAGAACTCCAGGGTTCCTCTGTGGTGAGAGGAGAACCTTCCAGAAGGACAACCATCGCTGCAGCACCAATCAGGCCTGTATGGTAGAGTGGCCAGACAGAAGCCACTCCTTAGTAAAAGGCATGGCAGCCCACCTGGAGTTTGCCAAAATGCACCTGAAAGAAGCTAAGATGCTCCTTTGTGACTTGGATAACAGACTACTTGACCAACAGACGTCAGTGTGTGAGGCTTGGGAAAAGTCTGTCCGAGACCGTTTTGAGTAGCACAGGGCCACCCCAGGGGACagtcctctctcccttcctgttctccctgtacacatctgacatAACTGCGACATGCCACCtccagaagttttctgatgactCAGCCATCATAGGATGTATTGATAAGCAACAGGAGACAGAATACAGAGGTCTGATAGACAAGTCTGTTGAGTGGTGCAGTCTGAATCATCTGCAGCTGAatgtgaacaaaacaaaacagctggTAGTGGACTTCCGAAGGGAAAAGCCTGTTTTGACCCCTGTCTCCATCAATGGGGTAGATGTGGAAGTATTTCACTCTTATAAATACCTTGGAGTGCACTTAGACGATAGACTGGAGTGGTCTATGAACACTGAGGCACTTTACAAGAAAAGACAAAGCCTAGGCGACTGATCGTTCAACAATGCTAaagatgttctaccagtctgtcaTATCTAGTGCCATTTTTTATGCAGTGGTGTGCTGGGCAAGCATGTGGCATGAAAGTGTGTGATGCTAACAAACTGAACAGGCTTAAAAAGCCAGCTAGAatggaatagaatagaatagatctttattgtcattgtcacaggtACAACGAAATGTAAAGTGCTCTCCAGTCAGTGCATCATTCACAGAGtctatataaaaaagaaaataaatacatttaaaagaGAATAAATAATTGAAGTGCTAGTGTTACCTAAAAAGATAAATACATATAACATGTTTAGCAGCATACATAGTGcatacggaaagtattcacCGCACCTCACTTTTTCgacaatttgttttgtttcagactcatcttaaaatggaaaCAATTCATtgatcaattcaattcaatcaatctacacacaatactccaacactccaccaAAAACAGCTGTTTGGAttgttttataaaaaaaattatgaaaaaaataaaaaactgaaatattccatttacataagtatttaGAACCTTTGTTATGATGCTTGTAATTGAGTTCTGgcgcatcctacttctatcaatggtccttgagatgcttctacaacttgattggagtccacctatacctaaattaattcactggacattattaggtaaggcacacatctctttataaGGTCTCACGGTTGATgctgtatgtcagagtgaaaaccaagccacgaggTAGAGAGATttgtccgtagacctgcgagacagggttgtgtgaagacagatctggggaaggataagaatatttctgcagcattgaaagtgcccaaga
This DNA window, taken from Alosa sapidissima isolate fAloSap1 chromosome 11, fAloSap1.pri, whole genome shotgun sequence, encodes the following:
- the si:dkey-42p14.3 gene encoding EF-hand calcium-binding domain-containing protein 10, with the translated sequence MTSLKEEEATEYLKTHKILELMDNLTSMVFFHRPERPREFLIEQLEQLKLSKTTSVNSPCLFSDANLDAIFGILDPVNRGHITYTQFKEALTTLGIKNINDCPDGSVSDQITKETFKNEAKMGLSVSSETFIKE